GACCTTCCGGAATAGAATAGAGCGCCTTTAAGACCTCAACATGCCCCCCTAAGCTTGCCTTGTGAAAGGGGCTGGACTTATCTTTGTTGAGGTAACTAATAGATTTTGGAAAGTCTTTGAGAAGGTAGCTAACTATGTCAACATAACCCTTGAATGCAGCATAAGAAAGTGGAGTTAATCCATCTTCACTATCGGTATACTTGAGCAATAGATCACCTTGACATTCACCTAGTATGGTTTTCAGCATTTCTGTGATTAAACAACACCAACAACcacaaattatcaaaaaaaaaaaaacaacaccaACAAGGCAACAACCACTATAAGTACATgtacaaaacaaaaacaaataaatggcAAACAAGGTAGCTAAACTACTCAGGTTTTGCATACCATCCTTCAAAACTTTACCAACAAATCtagttaatttatttatttctcgaccttttctttctttccttcATTTGTTTTATTCTAACTAGCTTTAGGCTCGGGCGTTGCCCCGAATATCTACATTAGTAACATGcacattatttatatttttttgcaatgataacaagaaaaatgacatttttttttacgTATATGAATATTACATGGATTCGAAACTCATAAGCAAAGAGTCATATATCACGTAAACTTTCTTAGAAACGTTTTTTTAATCACTACTATATAAAGTAACGCTTGAGGCGGCGTCAAAAAGTGATTATCTATTTTACCCTTTATTTAAGTTTGAAAAATCATAGAAAATAATCTATTTAAAAGATATATACCAAAATGACCAAATATTATAActaaaaaaatattcaataaAAAATACAAAGAAATAAGCAATTAATATACTAATGCATATTTGTGTATTTTTAAATTACAAGCACGCGTCATGTCATGTATATGGAGTGAAATTTTTTACATAAAGAGTGCCACGTGTCAGTAAACTTTCTTAGAaacattttttaataaatactTTGTAGTATAGATTCTCCTTTGGTCTTTCTTAAAATTTCATGAAAACCAATTTCGCAttgcctttttattttttatatagggAAGATGATGATTAATCAGCTATATTTGGGTCTTAGAAATTTTAATACGTTGACTTTTAGAAATTCTTTCTTAAAATTTCATGAACATTAAGGACCAATTtcgcttttctttttttttaattttttgatggGGAAGATGATGATTGATTAAATCATCTATATTTGGGTTAAATACGTTGacttttaagaataaaattCTCATTTTCCTAAGTTTCCCATAGAAATATTCAAATTTTCTTATTTCCTAGGCATAACCTTATTTCTCCCACTCTATTTCGAGTCCAGgtcctctagagttttaataaaactctacaaggtagagttgtatctaaaccacacattttaaaatcaatgactCATATTAGTGGTAAGGGAAAATCAGGgttttggaaagataatatatgagccattgatttttcattcgaTTGTTGATATTGTTCAAACTCTACCctgtagagttattttagaactgTAGAGGATCCAAAACCCTCTATTCTATAATAATCTTAAAaaaacacttatttaggaacccaaaaagttaattaaaacgACGATTATTTAAAAGGggagtaaatacaaaagtgaagttatttcaatttaaaaaaaaGACAATTATTTAGGAAAACGTCATGGCCTTATGGGATACATGAAATTAGTTGAAGTGACTATTATTTAGGAAGACAATCTTTGCTGTAATATtgatttttctgggtttttagCACATAAACATTGCTGTAATATGAGTTTTTctggattttgatttttgcaATGCAAACATCTACAACTTACAACCCGTGAATTTTGAGGTCCACAAGGAGTAAACTCTTTTAGGGTGATTCGAAGATCTGCACTCGATCTCTTTCACAGAGATTAGGGATGGATGGATGGTaccttttgtttttcttctttgggaaatacaattttcaGTTCCTGATCTTCAGACGTTGCTTGGAATAACGTTTAGATTTCAGTCCAATTACCTACCTTAAatattatttcaattctttgccAAACACTCGTACTCCTAATCATTTAAGTGGACTTAAATTATTAGCACCAAATCATTTAAGGTGAATGAAATGTttaccaaacagagccttagtGTTAGAAAAAACCATTATTTAAAAACAGATAGAATAGTTAATTGAGATTAAGTTTTGAAATTTACCATAGTTCTTGTCCGTAATGGCAACACGTACGATTGATCTACCATTCCTTAAATTGGCAAGACCATTATCATCATTTCTAAGGTGTTTTAACATTTTGTTGACGAAGTCCATATCCTTGCGATGAACAGCCAGATATAGAGGAGATATGTTCAAGCCATTCAAGGCATACATGCCTTGTGGGTATTGCTTAAACAAAAACGATGCCACATCCTTACGGCCATTGGCCACTGCGAGATGCAAGGGTAAGTTTCCCTGAGAATCCATGCACCTTAATAACTCCTTGTTTCTGCGAACAACTTCCCGTGCTTCGTTAGTATTTCCACATCTTGCTGCTATGTGGAGCTCATTGCTTTGTTGAGATTGCACTGGTCGCGGTGAGGAAGATGAAGATCTTAGAATTGGTTGTAAATCAAGATTAGCCATAAAAACCATGATGTCTGTATTAATGACTCGAGGGATTAGGTTTCTTCCTTCTGGGGTTGTGGTCACTTCAAACGATAATGGTTGATCATGACCAACGAGTAGCAATGGGGAGAGAAGAGGTAAGTCAAAGAGTTTCATCGACTTTTCTTTTTCGTTATCTAACAATTCTCTTCCTTTCATTGTATCTGTTAGGATAATTTTGGTTATATATTTaggttttatgtttaaagaTGATTTGATAACTAGCTATGGCGAGGAATGTGtatttatatatatagagaCTAGAGAGAGAGGTTGAAACGAGAAATGTACAAGAAATTGCAACAACAATACATATGAATATTCAGACCTACTCCGTAATATTTAAGATGATTTTTCCCAATATTCAAACCAACTTCATTTTCCTTGTTTCTTTTGGTTTCTTGGAACTTGTAATAGGGTTTCGTTTTACATTTATAaccaattaaataatcatttccATGTCGTTCTAGATTAACCCCAAACTAATTAGATATTTTGTCCTTATGTTATCCTAAGGTGCTTATTTCATCTATCTGCGGTAATCTTTACATTTTCCGTAatgttttttttgtattttatcCTATTTTTTGGCATAAAAGTTTTTGATCTTTACATTTTCCGTAATATTCTTTATATTGTATTTTATACTATTTTTTGGCATAAAAATTTTTGATCTTTACATTTTTCGTAATGTTCTTTATATTGTATTTCATACTATTTTTTGGCATAAAAATTTACTTCCTCCGTCAcggaatactcgcaccggtttgaccgacaTATAGTTTAATGCAATTTAGTTgacttaattattatttaattaggttgGAGTAGTTGATATTCAGTATAATTTAATTgacttaattattatttaattaggtgggAATAGTTGATATTGAGTATTTTTTATATAGTTAGCGGGAAATGTATCAACTTTTTAAGGGGGATGGGGgtgatttttttaatatttttttagatGTTAGTAATACAAGTAGGACTTTAGTAAGTGAGAGAAacaatataaaatttaaaaaatgttatttatagaaacggtgcaagtattttgggacgactttataaggaaaacagtgcgagtattccgggatgaAGGGAGTACCGTCTTACCCCTTTTACACCCTACACCATTTACAATTTTTCATTCACTTTCTTactactttattcatttttttacaCCCACCTAAATTTttacacatattttttttactttattcatattttattatggtcccccacctttttacacactCTCCCTTTTTTTTGTCTTAACATTTGTCCTAATGGTAACTGTAAAGTTCATTTTGAAGTGGAGTTAGTTCTATTAATTAAATACTAACACGTTTAAATTTGAAATGTGTTACTTTCTCCGTCCTCAAAAATAGCTCCCGTTGTAATTTTAGGGTCAAATTTTAAAAAGTTTAACCATATATACTAgtaatatattaataaataatgaTATAATCATGACCTATAGTGCGGAGTATGGAATTAGTCTTTCATAATTTTAAGTATTACCGGTTCTGGTCTTCACGCTTCACACGACAACGGAGTTTACTCGGTGTTTACTACAAGTGGCAATGAATTTCTTAAGAAATGTTGACATTAACCAACTACGGAGTACCACGTACTAATTTCAAGTGGCTATGAAGGCAACGTAGGCATGCAGCTTAGTTTTTGCTTAAATTGTATTTTTACATTTCATATTCATTACCTTATTTATCTGTAAAATTGAACGCAGCAAATAACATGGCATAATTTTGGAATGTTATTCCTCCTCCTCTGACATTTCAAGAACACCCAAAAAACTCTCACGCAAGATCACACTAAGAGAGTTATTCTATTACAATATCTAAAAATAATAAGAGATCGAGATGGAAGCCAGAAGAGAAAATGATTTTAAGAAAACCATTTTTAAAAACTAAATGCTTGGTgttgagagagagaaaatatataaaattgttTGACATGAAATGCTTGGATGTTGCTAAAAGTACTCTTGTTACTTCAATCATTGACCAAGCGTCTCCTGCTCTCAAATTGATTGACTCAGACCGGGTATCTATATTATTTACAACATTACCAATTGCACGTTGGTTttgtggtgattggggctgaacttggtagggaggaccccgtgttcgatcccccacaATAACAATTGGGAGAGGACTGTAATCTATCCGCTCATAATTCGCCCCGAATTCGGATTAGCCCTCAGGGTGAAGCGGGTGGtacacaaaaaaaataaaaattatttacaacattttgaattaattttgaAGTAATTAGCTAGTAGTAGTAAACAAAGAGTAGCAATATACCAGCTATGGAGAGGGTAAACGATCTTACCTAATTAGCTACTACTAGTAAACACCGAGTAGTCACCGTGTGAAGACCCTAAGATCGATTCAATTAATCAAAATTCTATATTAATTAGCTTGACGAAGAACGTCATACAATCACCACTTCTCAACATTCAacttttaatttcaatttcatttcATTTACTATATAGCGTAATTTctaattcttgtagtgtatacATGTTGGAAATTTCTCATACAATGCATTTTCTTGGCGGACAAGCTACAACGTTCTAAGCTAGGATTTTAAAATCTGAAATGATAGAGACATTAACTAATAACGGTGCTCctgcaaaaaaacaaaaacctaaTAATGGAACCGAGCAATGCCAACGCTCAGATTGTGCAGGGGTGTGCATGGTGCTCTTGGTGCACCTGTCCCAAAACGcacataaataacaataaaacgcaacaaaaataaaaaccgcaaaaaaaagaacattaacaaaagaacattaacaaaaagaacattgacaaaaagaacactaacaaaaagaacactaatattgacaaatcagacaaaaagtacaaatataaaaagcagttatattttttcttgttcttttaagttctggaaatgttcttttccaacaaatttacagtatgttctaattaaaaaataaaacgacgaacctttgatgaactttaaaaccagatttataatttttcttgttcttttaagttctggaaatgttcttttccaaccaatttatgttctaattaaaaaataaaacgacgaacctttgatgaactttaaaaccagatctatattttttcttgttcttttaagttctgtaaatgttctttttcaaccaatttatgttctaattccgttattttatttatcaaaagatatctgaaaacaacactataaatatgtaaaaagaacaattgCTGATTCTAAAAAAGAACACACTGTTTTGATGCCACAAAAATAGAAAGttataagaaaagaacattaaaatttaaaaagaacatagaattaagaacgagaaaatttaccttaatcacccgatgcaccttcatcaacagcataaacctctttgaatgaataaaaaaattcaaaaaatagcgaaattgaaatagtatttcgcttaataaactagttttttgtaaacgtaattcaattaaaatcacatttcagagaaagaaggaggagaaaatttgttttgaactttctctctcataaaatctctcttttgttgggagaaactaaaagctctcctctttctctctcaagaatgtgtttctaaaatgagaagttatgaattcaataggagaaatattatatatatagaaaatgaaaaataaaaaaaaataaaataaaagagggggaagaagaagaaatacaagccatgttcatgataagaacggtacacttgttttttttttttttgggttttgttgttctgttcttttatgtttattagatataaatcttaatgttcttttatgtttgttcttttttcaaaaagtacagtattgaagagcaaaggaagcttttacttgaccagcaacaaatgatgttaaatcttcaaaaacagctgaaagaacaagaagagaggctgaataaacagagaaattcctcaaaagaacaaaaggaggatgaacctaaaagaacattataaataaagaaaaagaacattataagtacagaaaagaacatatcatgtagaacacttattttaaccatgtaaaacaacattaccaataaaaaaacgaacaacaatagagcataaaagaacataataaagtaaagaaaaagaacattaaaaatagcagaaaagaacatatcatgtagaacacttattttaaccatgtgaaaaaagaacaacaaaaaaaataaaagaacaacaaaaatggtaaaagaacaatttgatctgaagtgtgtaatatcaaaagaacaacaagctaaagcaaaaagaacaaagaccaacaagctaaagcaaaaaagaacaacatgttcaataattattttgtattattacaatctcttaatacatatatgagaaccaatatataaaagaacaaaagataagactaaaagaacatataaaatcgaaaaaagaacagaaatcaaaatcatcagaaatatataatcaagatacattaatcatcaaaattatcaaaatatagaatcaaaatacattaattagggttattgagaaatgcagaaatcgaaatgatcaaaaaaatcaaaataaattgaaatgatgaaaataatgaacatggaaatcaaaatcatcataaataagtaattcgttttaaaaaattaaaaaattaccttcacaaatcggattatcagcagaggaattcaaatttgaagaagaagaatcaatagaatttgatattgaagtagaaaaatcaaccaatatctgagaattttctattactttctctctcctcttcacagtttctatctcatttccatagtttttctctctcctcttcacaaattctgattcgaaaattataaaaaagaaggtatatataccagaaaaatggagtgaaaaataaaagaacgaaaaaaaagggacatagcagtcattgttcttttttttaacaaaagaacaacgtttgttcttttttttaacaaaagaacaacgtttgttctttttttatcaaaaaaacaacatttgttcttttcttctccGAATTCAACAAGATATCCGCGTTTTATATTTATTGCATGTCGTTTGGACACCAGTGCACCAAGAGCACTGTGCACACCCCTGCACCATCATATTTGCGGAGCAACGCCACACATTAATAACCGATGTGGATAATAATTGTGATGATATTCATgactatttatttttattttaatattcaTGTACCTAAAAACTCTTCTCTCTCTCTACGATTCTCTCTCGGTGCACGTCTTCTCCACGCTACACCGTCGCCATTGCAGGAGCTCCATGGGAAAGAAGAGGGAAGCATGGTAAGTTCGGCTAAAAAACCGGGAAAACCACACAGACCAGAATCTTTATCGATGACCTTGAAATCGGTCGATGACGTAGATAGTGGGGATTCCAGCTTCGGATATTGACTATGAGAGGGAAATCCTTTCTCCGACGGTCGGGACTGGCGGAGTTATGGCGTCAATCGGAAGCAAAAAATCAGTTCTTAGAATGGTTAGGGCCGGGGGGATGAAAAGCGCTACGAGAATTAGTTCGACGGAGGTATATTATGTTTCTTCACCAATTTCCTCACTCGCTTTTTCTGAGAAATCAGGTTTTCATGTTCCTTTAAATCTTGATTTTCGGTT
This Spinacia oleracea cultivar Varoflay chromosome 6, BTI_SOV_V1, whole genome shotgun sequence DNA region includes the following protein-coding sequences:
- the LOC110775647 gene encoding uncharacterized protein; amino-acid sequence: MKGRELLDNEKEKSMKLFDLPLLSPLLLVGHDQPLSFEVTTTPEGRNLIPRVINTDIMVFMANLDLQPILRSSSSSPRPVQSQQSNELHIAARCGNTNEAREVVRRNKELLRCMDSQGNLPLHLAVANGRKDVASFLFKQYPQGMYALNGLNISPLYLAVHRKDMDFVNKMLKHLRNDDNGLANLRNGRSIVRVAITDKNYEMLKTILGECQGDLLLKYTDSEDGLTPLSYAAFKGYVDIVSYLLKDFPKSISYLNKDKSSPFHKASLGGHVEVLKALYSIPEGRKYLLVVDSRYQTVLHLAAKEGYDIAVKFLLNNCLDLNKGRELLNKKDIHNQTPLSLATTKKVQDFIKSCGFSLSNGIAPCC